A portion of the Glycine max cultivar Williams 82 chromosome 10, Glycine_max_v4.0, whole genome shotgun sequence genome contains these proteins:
- the LOC100781299 gene encoding transcription factor UNE12 isoform X1, with product MAGNSSSEGLVDDFFEQILAVPEAAAFRGAAGLMPLGLNLEQAGFLRHQHQINVDDVVHVNVDDATIHHHHLTLHNNTTSSSPSSTAPITQDRDSMHMRGLFSAFGQLHTPTLAHSIRPTLPSPPPPRQPQLHLHHHNNQQFQGQPAAAPASMAAMPQPPGIRPRVRARRGQATDPHSIAERLRRERIAERMKALQELVPSINKTDRAAMLDEIVDYVKFLRLQVKVLSMSRLGGAGAVAQLVADVPLSAVEGDQDIEGVSNEQAWDKWSNDGTEQQVAKLMEEDVGAAMQFLQSKALCIMPISLASSIFRMPQSEASTGIKPESNSH from the exons CTGCTGCTTTCAGAGGAGCTGCTGGGTTAATGCCTCTGGGCTTGAATTTGGAGCAAGCTGGCTTTCTAAGACACCAACACCAAATTAACGTTGACGACGTTGTTCATGTTAATGTTGATGATGCCACCATTCACCACCATCACCTCACTCTCCACAATAACACCACCTCCTCATCACCTTCTTCCACTGCACCAATCACC CAGGATAGGGATTCGATGCATATGAGAGGCTTATTTTCCGCGTTTGGACAACTCCATACTCCTACTCTTGCTCACTCTATCCGCCCCACGCTGCCATCGCCTCCACCCCCTCGTCAGCCACAACTCCACCTCCACCATCATAATAACCAACAG TTTCAGGGCCAACCAGCTGCAGCTCCAGCATCAATGGCTGCTATGCCACAACCACCTGGGATCCGCCCTCGTGTGAGAGCAAGAAGAGGACAAGCCACAGATCCCCACAGTATTGCTGAGCGG TTGCGTCGTGAAAGAATCGCAGAAAGAATGAAGGCATTGCAGGAATTAGTTCCCAGCATCAATAAG ACGGACAGAGCGGCGATGCTTGATGAAATTGTTGACTATGTGAAGTTCCTAAGGCTCCAGGTTAAG GTCCTGAGCATGAGTAGACTGGGAGGAGCTGGTGCAGTTGCTCAGCTTGTTGCTGATGTTCCCCTTTCTGCAGTGGAG GGGGATCAGGACATAGAAGGTGTATCCAATGAGCAAGCCTGGGACAAGTGGTCCAATGATGGCACAGAACAACAGGTGGCTAAGCTTATGGAAGAAGATGTTGGAGCAGCTATGCAATTTCTTCAGTCCAAGGCACTTTGTATCATGCCAATATCTCTAGCCTCATCCATTTTCCGCATGCCTCAATCGGAAGCATCAACAGGCATCAAACCTGAATCTAACAGTCACTGA
- the LOC100781299 gene encoding transcription factor UNE12 isoform X2, with protein MAGNSSSEGLVDDFFEQILAVPEAAAFRGAAGLMPLGLNLEQAGFLRHQHQINVDDVVHVNVDDATIHHHHLTLHNNTTSSSPSSTAPITDRDSMHMRGLFSAFGQLHTPTLAHSIRPTLPSPPPPRQPQLHLHHHNNQQFQGQPAAAPASMAAMPQPPGIRPRVRARRGQATDPHSIAERLRRERIAERMKALQELVPSINKTDRAAMLDEIVDYVKFLRLQVKVLSMSRLGGAGAVAQLVADVPLSAVEGDQDIEGVSNEQAWDKWSNDGTEQQVAKLMEEDVGAAMQFLQSKALCIMPISLASSIFRMPQSEASTGIKPESNSH; from the exons CTGCTGCTTTCAGAGGAGCTGCTGGGTTAATGCCTCTGGGCTTGAATTTGGAGCAAGCTGGCTTTCTAAGACACCAACACCAAATTAACGTTGACGACGTTGTTCATGTTAATGTTGATGATGCCACCATTCACCACCATCACCTCACTCTCCACAATAACACCACCTCCTCATCACCTTCTTCCACTGCACCAATCACC GATAGGGATTCGATGCATATGAGAGGCTTATTTTCCGCGTTTGGACAACTCCATACTCCTACTCTTGCTCACTCTATCCGCCCCACGCTGCCATCGCCTCCACCCCCTCGTCAGCCACAACTCCACCTCCACCATCATAATAACCAACAG TTTCAGGGCCAACCAGCTGCAGCTCCAGCATCAATGGCTGCTATGCCACAACCACCTGGGATCCGCCCTCGTGTGAGAGCAAGAAGAGGACAAGCCACAGATCCCCACAGTATTGCTGAGCGG TTGCGTCGTGAAAGAATCGCAGAAAGAATGAAGGCATTGCAGGAATTAGTTCCCAGCATCAATAAG ACGGACAGAGCGGCGATGCTTGATGAAATTGTTGACTATGTGAAGTTCCTAAGGCTCCAGGTTAAG GTCCTGAGCATGAGTAGACTGGGAGGAGCTGGTGCAGTTGCTCAGCTTGTTGCTGATGTTCCCCTTTCTGCAGTGGAG GGGGATCAGGACATAGAAGGTGTATCCAATGAGCAAGCCTGGGACAAGTGGTCCAATGATGGCACAGAACAACAGGTGGCTAAGCTTATGGAAGAAGATGTTGGAGCAGCTATGCAATTTCTTCAGTCCAAGGCACTTTGTATCATGCCAATATCTCTAGCCTCATCCATTTTCCGCATGCCTCAATCGGAAGCATCAACAGGCATCAAACCTGAATCTAACAGTCACTGA
- the LOC100781847 gene encoding auxin-responsive protein IAA16-like codes for MINFEETELRLGLPGGSASDHNESTTVKGSGGKRGFSETASVDLKLNLSSSDDSASDSPSSASTEKTTTAAPPPPSRANDPAKPPAKAQVVGWPPVRSFRKNIVQRNKNEEEAAFVKVSMDGAPYLRKVDIKLYKSYQELSDALAKMFSSFTIEKCGSQGMKDFMNETKLIDLLNGSDYVPTYQDKDGDWMLVGDVPWEMFVESCQRLRIMKGSEAIGLAPRAVEKCKNRS; via the exons ATGATTAACTTCGAAGAAACCGAGTTGCGACTCGGCCTCCCTGGCGGGTCTGCGAGTGATCACAACGAGTCAACAACGGTCAAGGGCAGTGGTGGAAAGAGAGGCTTCTCTGAAACTGCTTCTGTTGATTTGAAGCTTAATCTTTCTTCCAGTGATGACTCTGCCTCAGATTCACCTTCATCTGCGTCTACAGAGAAGACTACCACTGCTgcacctcctcctccttctcgaGCCAACGACCCTGCAAAACCACCTGCAAA GGCACAAGTGGTGGGTTGGCCACCAGTTAGGTCATTTAGAAAGAACATAGTTCAAAGGAACAAGAATGAAGAGGAAGCAGCTTTCGTGAAGGTGAGCATGGATGGTGCACCGTATCTACGAAAGGTGGACATAAAGTTGTACAAGAGCTACCAGGAGCTGTCAGATGCGCTGGCTAAGATGTTCAGTTCCTTCACGATTGAAAAATGTGGGTCCCAAGGGATGAAGGACTTTATGAATGAGACCAAATTGATAGACCTTTTGAACGGCTCTGATTATGTACCCACTTATCAAGACAAGGACGGAGACTGGATGCTCGTCGGTGACGTGCCCTGGGA AATGTTCGTTGAATCATGCCAGCGCCTTCGCATAATGAAAGGTTCTGAGGCTATCGGCCTTG CACCAAGAGCCGTGGAAAAGTGCAAGAACAGAAGCTGA
- the LOC100782387 gene encoding pentatricopeptide repeat-containing protein PNM1, mitochondrial, producing the protein MPPLASLQLRRLLLRSRSLPFTSPSPIHHSPLFPRHSSSHFYSRTLFTPSFFITRHFSSETQTDEIASSLSSELLKEPDSDALSVSQRLNLSFSHITPTPNLILQTLNLSPQAGRTVLGFHQWLSSNPQFSHTDDTLSYFVDYFGRRKDFKATHDVLAAASPAAGPKTLASAIDRLVRAGRSSQAVQFFERMERDYGLKRDRDSLKVVVEKLCSEGFASYAEKMVKDLAREFFPDEATCDMLIRGWCIDGKLDEAQRLAGEMYRGGFDLGVGAYNAMLDCVCKLCREKDPFQLHSEAEKVLVEMEYRGVPRNTETFNVLITNLCKIRKTEDALGLLHSMGEWGCYPNETTFLVLIRSLYQAARLEEGDEMIDRMRSAGFGEFLDKKAYYQFLKILCGIERVDHALSVFAMMKDDGCEPGVITYDLLMGKLGAHNRIDKVNALFNEAKSRGLPVILKEYAVDPRYLKKKKKVVKGVKKRETLPEKMARKRSRLKQIRLSYVKKPKRVMGR; encoded by the coding sequence ATGCCGCCATTAGCGTCTCTGCAACTTCGGAGGCTCTTACTCCGTTCTCGTTCCTTACCATTCACATCTCCCTCTCCGATTCATCACTCTCCTCTGTTTCCCCGACATTCCTCTTCCCATTTCTATTCTCGAACTCTCTTCACCCCTTCGTTCTTCATAACAAGACATTTCTCATCGGAAACCCAAACGGATGAGATTGCTAGCTCCCTCTCCTCAGAGCTTCTCAAAGAGCCAGACTCGGACGCTCTCTCCGTCTCGCAGCGCCTCAACCTGAGCTTCTCCCACATCACTCCAACCCCCAATTTAATTCTCCAAACCCTAAACCTCTCCCCTCAAGCTGGCCGCACTGTATTAGGGTTCCACCAATGGCTCTCTTCCAACCCTCAATTCTCCCACACCGACGACACTCTTTCATACTTCGTCGACTACTTCGGCCGCCGCAAGGACTTCAAGGCCACGCACGACGTCCTCGCCGCCGCTTCCCCCGCCGCCGGCCCCAAAACCCTAGCCTCCGCGATCGACCGCCTCGTCCGCGCGGGCCGGTCCAGCCAGGCGGTTCAGTTCTTCGAGCGAATGGAGAGAGACTACGGGCTGAAGCGTGATCGTGATTCCTTAAAGGTGGTCGTAGAGAAGCTGTGTTCGGAGGGTTTCGCTAGTTACGCGGAAAAAATGGTGAAGGATTTGGCGAGGGAGTTTTTCCCCGACGAAGCCACGTGTGATATGTTGATCAGAGGGTGGTGCATTGATGGGAAGCTCGATGAAGCTCAAAGGCTCGCTGGTGAAATGTATCGTGGAGGATTTGACCTTGGTGTAGGGGCTTACAATGCCATGCTTGATTGCGTGTGCAAGCTTTGTCGCGAGAAGGATCCGTTTCAGCTTCATTCGGAGGCGGAGAAAGTGCTGGTGGAGATGGAGTACCGCGGCGTTCCAAGGAATACGGAGACATTCAATGTGTTGATAACGAATTTGTGTAAAATTAGGAAGACTGAGGATGCTTTGGGGTTGTTGCACAGCATGGGAGAGTGGGGGTGTTACCCTAATGAGACTACTTTTCTTGTTCTGATTAGGAGTTTGTATCAGGCAGCTAGATTGGAAGAGGGGGATGAAATGATTGATAGGATGAGATCTGCTGGCTTTGGTGAGTTTCTTGATAAGAAGGCTTACTATCAGTTCCTCAAGATTTTGTGTGGCATTGAGAGGGTTGATCATGCTTTGAGTGTGTTTGCTATGATGAAGGATGATGGGTGTGAACCCGGGGTTATAACTTATGACTTGTTGATGGGGAAATTGGGTGCCCACAATCGTATTGATAAGGttaatgctctattcaatgaaGCAAAGAGTAGAGGGTTGCCTGTGATACTCAAAGAGTATGCTGTTGACCCGAGGtatttgaagaagaagaagaaggttgtcAAGGGTGTGAAGAAGAGGGAAACCTTGCCTGAGAAAATGGCTAGGAAGAGAAGCCGCCTGAAACAGATTCGGCTGAGTTATGTGAAGAAGCCCAAACGAGTGATGGGTCGTTGA
- the LOC102669302 gene encoding uncharacterized protein, whose translation MGGHKEGGWEWNLSWRRPLFDNEIPMVVNFLQDIEGKTIHTHRRDEWEWKAYPSGRYTAQTTYKWMRETTVEGIQDQAFEELWKLKVPLKYGVFVWRLLRDRLPTKINLHRRQVELMDRSCPFCTSMEEEARHMFFHCSKVIPIWWETLSWVNNSAALPNDPRQHFLHHEYILNEGTRANRWKCWWLAVTWTMWQQRNKMIFSNKSFNNNKVMDEAAFLLWTWLRHMKKDFSMHFNQWTNNLRTEILYQ comes from the coding sequence ATGGGAGGCCATAAGGAAGGGGGTTGGGAGTGGAATTTATCATGGAGGAGGCCATTGTTCGATAATGAGATCCCAATGGTTGTTAATTTCCTACAAGACATTGAAGGGAAGACTATCCACACACATAGAAGAGATGAGTGGGAGTGGAAGGCATATCCAAGTGGGAGATACACGGCACAAACAACTTACAAATGGATGAGGGAGACAACAGTTGAGGGGATTCAGGATCAGGCTTTTGAGGAGCTGTGGAAGTTGAAGGTGCCACTTAAATATGGAGTGTTTGTATGGAGACTACTTAGAGATAGGCTGCCTACTAAAATAAACTTACATAGGAGACAAGTAGAGCTCATGGATAGAAGCTGCCCATTTTGTACAAGTATGGAAGAGGAAGCAAGACATATGTTCTTCCACTGTAGTAAAGTCATACCTATCTGGTGGGAAACATTATCCTGGGTGAATAATTCTGCAGCCTTGCCGAATGATCCAAGACAACATTTCCTACACCATGAATATATATTGAATGAGGGGACTAGGGCTAATAGATGGAAGTGTTGGTGGCTGGCCGTGACTTGGACTATGTGGCAACAAAGGAACAAGATGATATTCTCCAATAAAtcattcaacaacaacaaagtgaTGGATGAGGCAGCTTTCCTGTTGTGGACATGGCTGAGGCATATGAAGAAAGACTTTTCAATGCATTTCAATCAATGGACTAATAACCTTAGAACAGAGATTTTGTATCAGTAA